GATTACATATATCAGGGAAAGAGCTAATTCTTATTGGAACGGCACATGTATCAAAGCAAAGTGCAGAACAAGTAAAAGAAGTGATTGAATCAGAGAAACCTGACACGGTTTGTGTGGAGTTAGAT
The sequence above is a segment of the Desertibacillus haloalkaliphilus genome. Coding sequences within it:
- a CDS encoding TraB/GumN family protein, with translation MSEQNITRLHISGKELILIGTAHVSKQSAEQVKEVIESEKPDTVCVELD